The following proteins are encoded in a genomic region of Cryptococcus neoformans var. neoformans JEC21 chromosome 2 sequence:
- a CDS encoding expressed protein, whose protein sequence is MAVTPLIDGENRSIDARSIVVLIVFFVVNALVIWPVYIPLPYFISRPCRKVWAKISLSKNSHDEQCSSKLKQPERRQPVGTLEMNSHELQGGLPNTPIEKDERYHIPLDLRTAPVVGVLLILASTCIPGGVVRRGIIGSGGVKPYDIMVLFVCFAYISLSLDATGFLRYLAFLVATRSSRGDRLYTAFYLFFTTLGLIFGNDPLILSGTPFLAYFTDHASITEPTAFLFTHFQVANLVSALLVSSNPTNLVLTSAFGINFLSYSAWLALPTVTSVVLYYPLARWCVYRRKGLIPLAIHPPPINPREALLDPVGAIFGASVFVITILALVGLSAGGLLEGKVGVWTVTAPAAAVIFIRDVGRDFFKHNEESEGVMNVDEKHPEFPASSTQAIAHSSQTTASVAPQPTCSAMFPTVKRIVSHLPLALVPFAFSFFILVEGLQHTGWIALFGRWWGEWERVGGVAGSVWLMGMLSIIGCNIFGTNIGATILLARVIQSWATTQTAVSDRSLYSTVFTLAVGSNFGAYSFVFSASLAGLLWRNILSQKGIRVTLRQFIKWNTLAVMVTMLIGCLIVAGEVCVMYKN, encoded by the exons ATGGCAGTCACTCCTCTAATTGATGGCGAAAATCGCTCAATTGACGCTCGGTCGATAGTGGTCCTCATCGTATTCTTTGTTGTTA ATGCGTTGGTTATCTGGCCGGTGTATATCCCCTTACCCTACTTCATATCTCGACCTTGTAGAAAGGTTTGGGCCAAGATCTCATTGAGCAAGAATTCACATGATGAGCAATGCAGCTCAAAACTCAAGCAGCCCGAAAGACGGCAGCCTGTTGGCACGCTCGAGATGAATAGCCACGAACTGCAAGGTGGCCTGCCAAATACTCCCATCGAAAAGGACGAGCGGTACcatatacctcttgactTGCGTACAGCCCCTGTCGTAGGAGTACTACTCATTTTGGCATCCACCTGTATTCCAGGAGGAGTAGTTCGGCGAGGTATTATTGGCAGCGGGGGCGTGAAACCATATGATATTATGGTTTTATTTGTTTGTTTT GCATACATTTCACTTTCCCTCGACGCTACAGGTTTCCTTCGATATCTTGCATTCCTCGTCGCCACCAGGTCATCTCGTGGAGATCGCCTCTATACCGCTTTCtatcttttcttcaccaCACTTGGTCTTATATTCGGTAACGACCCACTGATTCTCTCTGGCACACCCTTCCTCGCGTACTTCACGGATCACGCTTCTATCACCGAACCAACCGCTTTCCTATTCACCCATTTCCAGGTTGCCAATCTCGTCTCGGCATTGTTGGTATCATCCAACCCAACAAACCTTGTACTTACCTCCGCGTTTGGTATCAACTTCCTCAGCTACTCGGCCTGGCTTGCACTTCCAACTGTTACCTCTGTTGTCCTCTACTACCCTCTTGCTCGGTGGTGTGTATATCGGCGAAAAGGACTAATCCCACTGGCCATTCACCCGCCTCCCATCAACCCCCGCGAAGCCTTGTTAGATCCTGTGGGTGCAATTTTTGGAGCATCAGTATTTGTGATCACCATTTTGGCTCTAGTTGGACTGAGTGCGGGAGGGCTGCTGGAAGGAAAAGTGGGAGTTTGGACGGTTACGGCGCCAGCGGCAGCGGTGATCTTCATCAGGGATGTAGGGAGGGATTTTTTCAAGCACAAcgaggagagcgagggGGTGATGAACGTAGACGAGAAGCATCCTGAATTCCCAGCATCTTCAACACAGGCAATTGCACACTCATCGCAAACAACTGCCTCCGTTGCCCCTCAACCAACCTGTTCCGCCATGTTTCCGACAGTAAAACGCATTGTCTCTCATCTGCCTCTTGCTCTCGTCCCATTCGCATTCTCGtttttcatcctcgtcgaaGGCCTCCAACATACTGGTTGGATTGCGCTTTTTGGTAGATGGTGGGGAGAGTGGGAACGTGTGGGTGGTGTGGCTGGTAGTGTATGGCTGATGGGTATGCTGAGCATTATTGGATGCAAC ATATTTGGAACGAACATTGGTGCTACTATTCTTTTAGCGCGTGTCATCCAATCGTGGGCAACGACACAAACAGCAGTATCTGACCGTTCCTTGTACTCCACTGTATTCACACTTGCCGTAGGCAGTAACTTTGGCGCATATTCTTTCGT CTTTTCTGCTTCATTAGCCGGGCTCTTGTGGCGGAATATCCTGTCTCAAAAAGGAATTAGAGTAACGTTGCGGCAGTTTATCAAATGGAATACCTTGGCGGTGATGGTAACAATGCTTATTGGTTGCCTTATCGTCGCCGGGGAGGTCTGTGTGATGTATAAGAATTAG
- a CDS encoding expressed protein gives MAVTPLIDGENRSIDARSIVVLIVFFVVNALVIWPVYIPLPYFISRPCRKVWAKISLSKNSHDEQCSSKLKQPERRQPVGTLEMNSHELQGGLPNTPIEKDERYHIPLDLRTAPVVGVLLILASTCIPGGVVRRGIIGSGGVKPYDIMVLFVCFAYISLSLDATGFLRYLAFLVATRSSRGDRLYTAFYLFFTTLGLIFGNDPLILSGTPFLAYFTDHASITEPTAFLFTHFQVANLVSALLVSSNPTNLVLTSAFGINFLSYSAWLALPTVTSVVLYYPLARWCVYRRKGLIPLAIHPPPINPREALLDPVGAIFGASVFVITILALVGLSAGGLLEGKVGVWTVTAPAAAVIFIRDVGRDFFKHNEESEGVMNVDEKHPEFPASSTQAIAHSSQTTASVAPQPTCSAMFPTVKRIVSHLPLALVPFAFSFFILVEGLQHTGWIALFGRWWGEWERVGGVAGSVWLMGMLSIIGCNVSLHLLFISLYYGKIEDGLPVH, from the exons ATGGCAGTCACTCCTCTAATTGATGGCGAAAATCGCTCAATTGACGCTCGGTCGATAGTGGTCCTCATCGTATTCTTTGTTGTTA ATGCGTTGGTTATCTGGCCGGTGTATATCCCCTTACCCTACTTCATATCTCGACCTTGTAGAAAGGTTTGGGCCAAGATCTCATTGAGCAAGAATTCACATGATGAGCAATGCAGCTCAAAACTCAAGCAGCCCGAAAGACGGCAGCCTGTTGGCACGCTCGAGATGAATAGCCACGAACTGCAAGGTGGCCTGCCAAATACTCCCATCGAAAAGGACGAGCGGTACcatatacctcttgactTGCGTACAGCCCCTGTCGTAGGAGTACTACTCATTTTGGCATCCACCTGTATTCCAGGAGGAGTAGTTCGGCGAGGTATTATTGGCAGCGGGGGCGTGAAACCATATGATATTATGGTTTTATTTGTTTGTTTT GCATACATTTCACTTTCCCTCGACGCTACAGGTTTCCTTCGATATCTTGCATTCCTCGTCGCCACCAGGTCATCTCGTGGAGATCGCCTCTATACCGCTTTCtatcttttcttcaccaCACTTGGTCTTATATTCGGTAACGACCCACTGATTCTCTCTGGCACACCCTTCCTCGCGTACTTCACGGATCACGCTTCTATCACCGAACCAACCGCTTTCCTATTCACCCATTTCCAGGTTGCCAATCTCGTCTCGGCATTGTTGGTATCATCCAACCCAACAAACCTTGTACTTACCTCCGCGTTTGGTATCAACTTCCTCAGCTACTCGGCCTGGCTTGCACTTCCAACTGTTACCTCTGTTGTCCTCTACTACCCTCTTGCTCGGTGGTGTGTATATCGGCGAAAAGGACTAATCCCACTGGCCATTCACCCGCCTCCCATCAACCCCCGCGAAGCCTTGTTAGATCCTGTGGGTGCAATTTTTGGAGCATCAGTATTTGTGATCACCATTTTGGCTCTAGTTGGACTGAGTGCGGGAGGGCTGCTGGAAGGAAAAGTGGGAGTTTGGACGGTTACGGCGCCAGCGGCAGCGGTGATCTTCATCAGGGATGTAGGGAGGGATTTTTTCAAGCACAAcgaggagagcgagggGGTGATGAACGTAGACGAGAAGCATCCTGAATTCCCAGCATCTTCAACACAGGCAATTGCACACTCATCGCAAACAACTGCCTCCGTTGCCCCTCAACCAACCTGTTCCGCCATGTTTCCGACAGTAAAACGCATTGTCTCTCATCTGCCTCTTGCTCTCGTCCCATTCGCATTCTCGtttttcatcctcgtcgaaGGCCTCCAACATACTGGTTGGATTGCGCTTTTTGGTAGATGGTGGGGAGAGTGGGAACGTGTGGGTGGTGTGGCTGGTAGTGTATGGCTGATGGGTATGCTGAGCATTATTGGATGCAACGTgagtcttcatcttctttttatATCGTTGTATTACGGAAAGATAGAAGACGGCTTACCAGTACATTAG
- a CDS encoding histone H2A-1, putative yields the protein MSSGGKGKASSETKSSSRSSKAGLQFPVGRIHRLLKKGNYAQRIGSGAPVYLAAVLEYLAAEILELAGNAARDNKKSRIVPRHLQLAVRNDEELNKLLGSVVISQGGVLPHIMAELLPVKTKGKAKASQEV from the exons AAAGGCAAGGCTTCTTCCGAGACCAAGTCCTCTTCCCGATCTTCCAAGGCCGGTCTTCAGT TCCCCGTCGGTCGTATCCACCGtcttttgaagaagggtaaCTACGCCCAGCGAATCGGTTCCGGTGCTCCCGTCTACCTCGCTGCCGTCCTTGAGT ACCTTGCCGCTGAAATCCTCGAGTTGGCCGGTAACGCTGCCCGAGACAACAAGAAGTCCCGTATCGTCCCCCGACACCTTCAGCTTGCCGTCCGAAACGACGAAGAGCTCAACAAGCTCCTCGGATCTGTTGTCATCTCTCAGGGTGGTGTCCTTCCCCACATTATGGCCGAGCTCCTTCCCGTCAAG ACCAAGGGCAAGGCCAAGGCTTCTCAGGAGGTGTAA